GTTGTGCATAGCTGAAGAGACATGGGTAGCAGTGTGCGTCAGCTTCCTTGCAATCGATCACGCGATTCCATCGGTACCCGATACATCGTAGATTTGCACCGTGCAACAGGGACGAATGGGAGACCAGTCCGCGCAGGTTTACATCCCACCTCGGTGACTTTTTGAGGGcgttctgtgtttctgcgcTGACGATGTCAGGTTTACTGGTGGTGCTCCTGCGGTCTCAGCAAAACACAGCCGTGGTGCGATGGCGCCCACAAAGGCACCCGTAAGTCTCTCTGAGCTTAACCGAATGGCAATCTTTTTATTTGCCAAGTGAAGTACATATGCATGAACAACGTTGCATCGTGGTGCCTAGTTGGCTGTCGTGTACTCAGCATGCCGATTGCTGAGAGTGAATAAGCCCGCAAAGGAGTGTCTGCAAAACTTGCGCAGCCAGTCGTGGAATGGCAACGCCGGATTTGGATTTCCTTGTCCCCCACTATCCATGGAAACAGCTCGAGTTTGCGAAACGAAATCGTGCATCTTGTTATTGGAGTGGCACAACTAAACATCCGCATGACAACTGCCCTTTTTTCTTGTGTGTCATTTTTTGTCAGCTTTCAAGCCGGTTATGTACATTCCGTCGATCACAGGAAAGAAGTTGCTGTGTGGGTGTAAGCACAGCGGCAGCCGGCCACTGTGCAACGGCACTCACTTGTGGGTGAAGTGCAACAACAACACTCCCCTTGCATGCGTAGcttccttcgctgctgctTTCAGCGTCGGCGTCGCCTCCACGTACCTGATGCATGGTTAATTCCCATGGAAGGTGAGGCCCTGGTGGTCTCTCACCCGGTTTCCGTTAAGCAGAGTGTACGAAAAAATGTTTCCAGCGTTCCAACACGAACTGGTGCATCAAGAGGTTCCTGATTTACTGGATCTGACCAAGCGGGTCTTGTGGAAAACCAAAGAAGAAGCCCTTCTGTTTAGCACGCGTCGCAGTGATCTCCCGGGATCCAGGCGTGTGTCTTGTGCGCACGTGAACATATCAGAGAGGTCCTTCTCGTCGAAGCGATCTCGCCGGACACAAAAGTAGACGTGCGAAGATGAGAGATATATTCGGGGGGGACTGCTGAAAACACAATAATTGAAGACTAATAGAGCAAACGGTTACCGTTTCTTGACTCCTAGAAAGTAGAGAGTGGCCCGCAGTCTGGCCTGCTTGTGAAGCCTCACCAGGACGTTCCTGCTCAAGTGTAGCTGTTAGATTGTGTAACGAATGCGAGAATTCAACCACCTTTAGAAAACGcctggaaaaaagacaggATCGAGGGCACCACGTGATTTAATCTGCCTATCAGGATACGGCACCGGAACGAAGTCAGTTTTTGGCGTATGTCGAAGAATCGGTGGTTTACCAGCGACGcagatatgcatgtgcacgTGTCTGCTTAGTcggatatatgtatatatgtatgtctatTCTTGCACTTGTACACATTCATGTCGCTGTCAAAAGCAAATATATGCTCAGAGAAGCAGATCTGAATTCAAGCAGTCATAACGATAAATGCCTATGTATAACGGACGTGAATCTACTTTGGGGCAAATATGGTGACTTCGATCTACCACTGTTGCGTGAGTATGGAAGGCGGTCATTTCCAGCTCTCTGGAGTCGTGTATTCTTCCCTGCGATGATATTtcgagaaacggaaacagATTTGCGAGCGAGTCGACCAGCCACTGCACGGTCGAGCTCGAGGAAAACAAACGTTTGCTCCAGGAAATTGGGTCACCAGTCTCCCTGCAGCACATTTCACGCAAAGGAGTGGCACGTCACAGTGACCTGGCATACGCGTTGCGGAAACACGCGCCTACTGCTAGTGACGTTTATATTCAGATCGGCAATGTCGCAGTCAGAAAAGGACCGTTCATGACAAGACTACAGGACGAGATAGATGACGGAATGGTGAAGGCAACTCATCTGGTAAGGACGCCGTCACGCGAGCACTGCCATGAGCACTTAAACATAAGCTAATGCTGACCAGCGGAAACACTATATCCGTTAGTTACTGCCGTGAAACGTGACTACAAACTCACTATCCTACGTTTTCGTTCATACTTGCACAAGATCacttcttcggcgtctctgtgtcttcgcttccactGCTCAAAAGAAAGCCGATGCCTCGTGAAAGAGCATCTAACAATAAGACAAGCTGGTCGCTTGAGAGTCGAGTACAGCAGGAAAAATGTACGCTTCGTCTGTTCGGAAACAGCACGGGTACATCCCGCTTAATTGGAATAACAATTTCGGCGTCTTCAGGAAACCAGGAATCGACCCTTGACCGGGCGGCCatgcgaaggaaaaagaTCTGTGGGAGAAAGTGGCCTCGTGAGGCGTCGGCACTCTACCGCGTCCGCAAGTATCGTCCTTGTCCCGAGACATGTCTGtgttgcctcttctctgaAGCTGCGAACTGACTGTTATCTGTTCGAGCAGCTCTGCCAGTTCCGGAATCGGGACGGTGCACACCATTTCGCCAGTGCACGCATATGCACGCACATGCTGGCAAACGTTTTCATGGTCATTTAGATCGGCGTGTTGGATTCACGTGGCACGTAAGGGTTTGGAGATATTCGTTTAACGGATAGAGTTATATTATTGTTCAACACATAGTACCGGAGTTTGTTGCGATATGCCGTGCTTTACAAGAGTACTACGCTACAGTGAAGCATTACCCACGATGTCCAGTTCCGCCGTTCTTTTCGAGATCATCTTCCGGTGCTCGCGGGCCCCAGAGTTTCGGCACATAAAGCCCGCCAAGCTTTGAAGCGGACGAGCCCGCCACGGAGTCACTTTTCGCAAATCTGGGCACACGCTCACAAGCCGTGTCATCAGCAACGGGCGCCGCTTCACAGAGCCGCCCATCGGTCTTTTCGCCTTGTTCCGAAGCGTCTGGAGAGTGTCGCTGCTCTCGCATAAAATGCGGGAGGTCTGCTCCACGTAGATGGGAGAGGGAGTCCAAGTTGCCGGACAAACTAGCCACGGCATCCGAGAAGGCTTtaggaagaggaaaggttGGCAGTGCCTCTGACGCGAGAGAGGGCAGCGACAGAAATCCAACTTCGCTCGGCTGCTTCGGTATCGGGGCGCGTTCGAGGCCTGGTGGAGGTGGGATGTGCCGGGATGGATAGACACCTGAAACGACACCTTGAGTGGCATGAACCGAAACACCGGTCTTGgcgtcgccgtcgccgtcTTTTACGCTGCCTTCCGTGCTGAACAAACCTGTTATGGGCTGTGCAAGCCATGAAAGCCACCCTGCAGATGCAAACAAGGGAACAGAACTGAACAGAGAAATGCTAAGTAACCGAACAATCTCAGAACACGTACAAAGGCTGAAGCGCCACGCCAACCACGAAATCCAAATCGGAGGAACGCAGAGCGAACAGCAGAGCTAAGGCAAAGCGCTGTATACATCTCGAAATACTCCCCACATCATTGCacagcaaagagagacgtGGCATGTAAAGCCTCGATAGCGTTCTCCGCAAGCACGCACAGaatcgaggagacagggaaaggcTTGCGTTTACACACTGAGACCAGCGTCTTAACAACCCAAAACACTCGCTGTCATGCTTTTTTGCGAAATCCCCCCGGCCACCCAGAATGTATGGtgagcttcttcttcctcctaGATGCGATGGCCAAAaagcgtttctttctgcgacTGTGATTGAGAGACCATTCACGTACCGGGGCCTTGGTCAATGTTGACATC
This portion of the Toxoplasma gondii ME49 chromosome III, whole genome shotgun sequence genome encodes:
- a CDS encoding hypothetical protein (encoded by transcript TGME49_254040) gives rise to the protein MYICMSILALVHIHVAVKSKYMLREADLNSSSHNDKCLCITDVNLLWGKYGDFDLPLLREYGRRSFPALWSRVFFPAMIFRETETDLRASRPATARSSSRKTNVCSRKLGHQSPCSTFHAKEWHVTVTWHTRCGNTRLLLVTFIFRSAMSQSEKDRS
- a CDS encoding optic atrophy 3 protein (opa3) protein (encoded by transcript TGME49_254050~Predicted trans-membrane domain (TMHMM2.0):76-99); amino-acid sequence: MVFPAAKLFSVAIRQVSKPMASYMQKKAQNSPRFKAICVGIASRYNAVEQIIINRFYGRSNKAAPVRKLNETKAIELGATVFGEFVIFGVAAIALGFEYRRSLMKEAAKERELLERLYVLEAQILQLQAENDRVLQSLFPHEQHAREEVDVNIDQGPGWLSWLAQPITGLFSTEGSVKDGDGDAKTGVSVHATQGVVSGVYPSRHIPPPPGLERAPIPKQPSEVGFLSLPSLASEALPTFPLPKAFSDAVASLSGNLDSLSHLRGADLPHFMREQRHSPDASEQGEKTDGRLCEAAPVADDTACERVPRFAKSDSVAGSSASKLGGLYVPKLWGPRAPEDDLEKNGGTGHRG
- a CDS encoding zinc finger CDGSH-type domain-containing protein (encoded by transcript TGME49_254030~Predicted trans-membrane domain (TMHMM2.0):93-116): MVWQEWWPYDPQPQPQTTNPYLVHCEKGKVYWWCSCGLSKTQPWCDGAHKGTPFKPVMYIPSITGKKLLCGCKHSGSRPLCNGTHLWVKCNNNTPLACVASFAAAFSVGVASTYLMHG